In a genomic window of Fimbriiglobus ruber:
- a CDS encoding aldo/keto reductase codes for MTVHARKLGTTGLTVGPVAFGGNVFGWTADEATSFKLLDACVAAGFNLIDTADVYSRWAPGNQGGESETVIGNWLKKTGNRDKVVIATKVGLDMGGSDKGLSRAYVLRAVERSLNRLQIDTIDLYQSHRDDGTPQEETLGAYAELIKQGKVRAIGASNYTADRLAESLRISKQHSLPAYQCLQPEYNLYDRTGFEAGLEPLCRAENIGVITYFSLAAGFLTGKYRSEADLGKSPRGAKVKNYLNDRGFRILAALDEVAGRYQSTPGRVALAWLFAKPAVTAPIASATSLEQFADLVEATKLELDAQAVAALDLASDHPTVTSPRNLPT; via the coding sequence ATGACGGTCCACGCGCGAAAACTCGGGACGACCGGGCTCACGGTCGGTCCGGTCGCGTTCGGCGGCAACGTGTTCGGGTGGACGGCCGACGAGGCGACGTCGTTCAAGCTCCTCGACGCCTGTGTCGCGGCCGGCTTCAACCTGATCGACACGGCCGACGTTTACTCACGGTGGGCGCCCGGGAACCAGGGGGGTGAGTCCGAAACGGTCATCGGCAACTGGCTGAAGAAGACCGGGAACCGGGACAAGGTCGTGATCGCCACCAAGGTCGGCCTGGACATGGGCGGCAGTGACAAGGGGCTGTCACGCGCGTACGTTCTCCGGGCCGTCGAGCGGTCGCTGAACCGCCTCCAGATCGACACCATCGACCTCTACCAGTCGCACCGGGACGACGGCACACCCCAGGAAGAAACGCTGGGCGCGTACGCGGAACTGATCAAGCAGGGGAAGGTGCGGGCGATCGGTGCGTCCAATTATACGGCCGACCGGCTCGCGGAATCTCTGCGGATCAGCAAGCAACATAGCCTGCCCGCGTACCAGTGTCTCCAGCCCGAGTACAACTTGTACGACCGGACCGGGTTTGAAGCCGGCCTCGAACCGCTCTGCCGGGCGGAGAACATCGGGGTCATCACGTACTTCTCCCTGGCGGCCGGGTTCCTGACCGGCAAGTACCGGTCGGAGGCCGATCTCGGCAAGAGCCCGCGCGGGGCGAAGGTCAAGAACTACCTCAACGACCGCGGCTTCCGCATCCTCGCCGCCCTCGATGAGGTGGCCGGGCGCTACCAGTCGACGCCGGGCCGGGTGGCCCTGGCCTGGCTCTTCGCGAAGCCGGCCGTGACCGCTCCCATCGCCAGCGCGACCAGCCTGGAGCAGTTCGCCGACCTGGTCGAAGCGACGAAACTGGAACTCGACGCCCAGGCGGTCGCGGCGCTGGACCTCGCGAGCGATCATCCCACGGTTACTTCGCCTCGGAATCTCCCGACGTGA